A stretch of Ipomoea triloba cultivar NCNSP0323 chromosome 13, ASM357664v1 DNA encodes these proteins:
- the LOC116002893 gene encoding 14 kDa proline-rich protein DC2.15-like, whose amino-acid sequence MAKSIAAALLSIFLSLNLLFFTWVSSASTSPFPSSSQGECPKGALELGVCADLLKDLLHLVVGSPATIPCCSLINGLVDLEAAVCLCTVVKSNIIGINYNIAVSLNLLINNCGKSVPIGYQCK is encoded by the coding sequence ATGGCAAAATCTATTGCAGCTGCTTTACTTTCCATTTTCCTCTCTTTGAACCTTCTCTTTTTCACTTGGGTTAGCTCCGCCTCCACTTCACCCTTCCCTTCGTCTTCTCAAGGCGAGTGCCCTAAAGGCGCACTGGAATTGGGAGTGTGTGCTGATCTGTTGAAGGATTTGCTCCACCTTGTTGTTGGAAGTCCGGCCACCATCCCTTGCTGCTCTCTCATTAACGGACTTGTCGACCTCGAAGCCGCCGTCTGCCTTTGCACCGTCGTTAAATCCAACATCATCGGAATCAACTATAACATTGCTGTCTCCCTCAACCTGTTGATCAATAACTGCGGAAAGAGTGTCCCTATTGGATACCAATGCAAATAA